The following are encoded together in the Oreochromis aureus strain Israel breed Guangdong linkage group 18, ZZ_aureus, whole genome shotgun sequence genome:
- the mmp16b gene encoding matrix metalloproteinase-16: MTLVSSSKRKPSDCFYAAAFCLHFLLWISCAVSGEGNHQFSVEGWLQRYGYLPRTEPGMSVLRSAQTMHSAIAAMQRVYGLNVTGTLDEKTKDWMQKPRCGVPDKFRSASRSRRRRYALTGQKWQRTHITYSIKNVTPKVGARETHDAIRRAFDVWQGVTPLRFEAVPYSALETGRRDVDITIIFASGFHGDSSPFDGEGGFLAHAYFPGPGIGGDTHFDSDEPWTLGNPNHDGNDLFLVAVHELGHALGLEHSNDPTAIMAPFYQYMDTEDFKLPHDDLQGIQKIYGPPDRAPQPTRPPPTVPPPRFHPPSDPRKHDRHARPHRPPLSAKPSSPNSKPNICDGGFNTLAILRNELFVFKDQWFWRVRDNSVVPGYPMQISYFWNGLPPKIDAVYENSEGKFVFFKGNRFWVFKDTTLQPSYPQDISLFGSNMPTQSIETAVWWEDVAKTYFFKGDRYWRYNEDMRTMDPGYPKPITIWKGIPDSPQGAFVDKANGFTYFYKGKEYWKFNNQLLRVEPNYPRSILRDFMGCDSLPTDPDWDWSPTVVEERHYDNGDADVVIKLDSAGGTEKAVAIAIPCVLALCMMVLLYTVFQFRRKSTQRHILYCKRSMQEWV; this comes from the exons ATGACCTTAGTATCCTCCAGTAAAAGAAAACCATCGGATTGTTTTTACGCGGCAGCATTCTGCTTGCATTTTTTGCTTTGGATTTCGTGTGCCGTGTCCGGAGAGGGGAATCATCAGTTCAGCGTTGAG GGATGGCTACAGAGGTATGGCTACCTTCCCCGCACAGAACCAGGCATGTCTGTCCTGCGATCTGCCCAAACCATGCACTCAGCCATTGCTGCCATGCAGCGTGTCTACGGTCTCAATGTCACAGGGACACTGGATGAGAAAACCAAGGA CTGGATGCAAAAGCCACGCTGCGGTGTTCCGGACAAATTCAGAAGTGCGTCAAGGTCACGGAGGCGGAGATACGCTCTGACGGGACAGAAGTGGCAGCGAACACACATAACCTACAG CATAAAAAATGTTACCCCGAAGGTGGGCGCCCGGGAGACTCACGATGCCATCCGGCGGGCGTTTGACGTGTGGCAGGGTGTGACTCCCCTACGCTTCGAGGCCGTTCCGTACAGCGCCCTGGAGACTGGCAGGCGTGACGTGGACATCACTATCATCTTCGCTTCGGGTTTTCACGGTGACAGCTCACCCTTCGATGGGGAGGGAGGATTCCTCGCCCACGCCTATTTTCCGGGCCCAGGCATAGGAGGAGATACACACTTTGACTCCGATGAGCCTTGGACGCTTGGGAACCCCAACCATGATG GTAACGACCTATTCTTGGTTGCGGTTCATGAGCTGGGCCACGCCCTCGGTCTGGAGCATTCCAATGATCCCACTGCTATCATGGCTCCTTTCTATCAGTACATGGACACTGAGGACTTCAAACTACCTCACGATGACCTACAGGGCATCCAGAAAATCTACG gtCCACCGGATAGAGCCCCACAGCCCACCCGGCCTCCACCCACAGTCCCACCTCCTCGCTTTCACCCTCCTTCCGACCCACGTAAACACGATCGCCATGCCAGACCCCATCGGCCTCCACTGAGTGCCAAACCCTCCAGCCCAAACTCCAAACCTAACATCTGTGATGGAGGCTTCAACACTCTGGCCATTCTCCGAAATGAGCTTTTTGTGTTCAAG GACCAGTGGTTCTGGAGGGTACGAGACAATTCGGTAGTTCCTGGCTACCCCATGCAGATAAGCTACTTCTGGAATGGCTTACCTCCCAAAATTGATGCCGTGTATGAAAACAGTGAagggaaatttgtttttttcaaag GAAACCGTTTCTGGGTCTTCAAGGACACAACTCTCCAGCCTTCGTACCCTCAGGACATCTCGCTGTTCGGGAGTAACATGCCCACACAGAGTATCGAGACAGCTGTCTGGTGGGAGGATGTCGCCAAAACCTACTTCTTCAAAGGAGACAG ATACTGGAGGTACAATGAGGATATGAGAACCATGGACCCGGGTTACCCAAAACCCATCACCATCTGGAAGGGCATCCCTGACTCACCACAAGGGGCTTTTGTGGACAAGGCCAACG GTTTCACCTACTTTTACAAAGGAAAAGAATACTGGAAATTCAACAACCAGCTGCTTCGCGTGGAGCCTAACTACCCGAGGTCCATTCTGAGGGACTTCATGGGCTGCGACAGCCTACCCACCGACCCCGATTGGGACTGGAGCCCCACGGTGGTAGAGGAGCGCCACTATGACAACGGTGACGCAGACGTTGTTATCAAACTAGACAGCGCTGGAGGTACGGAGAAAGCGGTGGCCATTGCTATCCCCTGCGTTCTGGCGCTGTGCATGATGGTCCTCCTCTACACTGTTTTCCAGTTCAGGAGGAAGAGCACGCAGCGACACATACTGTACTGCAAACGCTCCATGCAGGAGTGGGTCTGA